The following is a genomic window from Aquipuribacter hungaricus.
GCGACGGCGAGGCCGGCCGCAGTGAGGCCGCCGGCGACCGCGAGGGCCCGCCCGGCGCTGACCCGGCCGGACGGCACGGGCCGCTCGGGCCGCTCGACCGCGTCGACCGCGCGGTCGGAGAAGTCGTTGAGCGCCATCCCGCCCCAGTACAGGGCGGTGGACGCGACGGGCAGCAGCCACGTCCGCCGGCCCGCGGGCCAGCCGGCGCTGCTGCCCCCGGCGAGGACGTCGCCGGGGACCGTCAGGGCGGCCGGTGCGCGCACCAGCTCGACCAGGTCGGCCATGCGCGTCACCGCAGCCCGCCCGCCCACTCCAGCAGGGCGTCCAGCTGCGCGCTGACCCGGTGATCGCCGGTGCCGACCGGGTCCTTGAAGAAGAAGCCGAGCGCCGGCTGCGGCCCGGTGCGGCCGGCCGCGTGGGCGGCGGCCAGGAGGCGGGCGAGGTCGAGGACGAGCGGTGCCGCGAGGGTGGAGTCGCAGCCCTGCCACGTGAACTGCATGGTCATCCGTGTGCCGAGGAAGCCCTCGAACGCGATGTTGTCCCACGCGGTCTTCCAGTCGCCCATGTCGGCGACGTTCTGGATGACGACCGGGGCCTCGGGGTCGTAGCCGAGGATCTCCGGCAGGACGCGGCCCTTGCTCTGGGCCTTGTTGGCCATGGCGCCGGGGTCGGCGAGCGCCGCCCCGTCGCCGCCGCCGAGGATGTTCATGGCGGCCCACGAGGTCACCCGCAGGGCGCGGGCGGCGAACATCGGGGCGAGCGCGGCCTTGACCAGGGTCTCGCCGGTCTTGCCGTCGCTGCCGGCCCAGGGCAGGCCCTGCTGCTCGGCGAGCTGCTGCAGGGCGGGCAGCCGCGGGCCCGGCCCGGGCGTGAACTCCACGACCGGGCAGCCGGCGCGGAAGGCGGCGTAGGAGTACAGCGAGCTGGCGGGCAGGACCTCGTCCGGCCCGTCGAGCGCGACCTCGAGCGCGTCGAGGTCGTCCAGGCCCGGGTGCGGCGCGGGGAGCGGCCGCGTGGGCAGCAGGTCGACCACGACGACCCGGTCCAGGCCGTTGTCCTCGCGGAAGGCGTGGAGGTCGGCCTCGATGCGGGCGGCGCAGCCGCGCTGGGACTCCCCGGAGTGGGCGACGACCTGCCGGAGCCGGCCGTCGACCTGCTCCAGGCCGGGGGTGACCGCACGGACCAGGGCCCGCGGGAAGACCCCGCCGTCAGCGAGCTGCTCGGCCCGCTTGGCCAGCGGCGTCGCGGTGACGTCGTGGCCGCCGAGGACGAGGTCCCCCACCCCGGGCAGGCCGGCGTCGGCCAGCCCGGGGAGGGAGGTGACGAGCCCGGTCGGTGCGACCAGGTCGTCGGCGAGGGCGAGCGCCCCCACGGCCGCCGTGGTGGCGACGGACCCGCGGGCGCCGAGGAACCACACCCCGGTCCGTGCGCCGGCGGCCGTGGGGACGCTCCCGCTCACGGCGCCGGGACCAGTCGGACCTGGGCGGTGCCGGTCTGGGCGGGGATGCCCTCGGCGCCCGCGTCGGTGTAGCTGGCGACGAAGACCGCGCTCACCTCGTCGGGCTCGTGGCCCTCGGGCAGCGAGGTGGTGATGGTGCCGGTGCAGCCCGAGGTGGAGCTGATCGGGTGCCCGTGCTGGTCGTGGCCCACGACGTAGTAGACCTGGAGCCGGTTGCAGTCGACCGGCTCGTCGTCGGTGACGGTGACCTGGTAGGTGACGGAGTCACCGAAGGAGAAGGCCTGGCCGTCGGCCGGGGTGACGAACGTGACGACCGGCGCCTGGCCGCCCACGGCGATGTCGACGTAGGACGAGGCCGAGCGGCCACGGTCACGGCCGCCGACGTCGGTGACCTTGAGGGTGGCGCGGTAGCGGCCGTCGGTGGCGTAGGTGAAGGTCGGGGAGACCTCCGTGGAGTCCACCGTGCCGTCGGAGTCGAAGTCCCACGCGTAGCGCAGGCGGTCGCCGTCGGGGTCGGTGGTCGCGCTGGCGTCGAAGGCGACGGTCAGCGGCGAGTCACCGGTGGTGGTGTCCGTCACCAGCGAGGGGACCGGGCTGTGGTTGGCCCGGGCGCCGTGGCCCACGTAGTCGAAGCGCGAGAGCTGCGCGTCGGGGTTCTGGGCGAAGTAGCCGTCGCCGTACTCCAGGACGTAGAGCGCGCCGTCGGGGCCGAACTCCATGTCGATCGGGTTGTCCATGACGAGGCTGTCGAGGACGTTGTCGATCTCGGTGACCTCGTCGCCCGCGGCGTCGAGGGTGAACATCTTCGTGTAGTCGCGGGTCCACTCGTAGAAGAACGGCTTGTCCGCGAACGAGGCGGGCCAGGCGACGGAGGGACGGCCCTGGGTCGCGGCGCGGCCCTTGGCGATGTCGCCGTGGTAGACGGGGCCGGCCATCGGGCCGATGCCGCCGGTCTCGAGCTCGGGGAACTCCGGGCTGAGGGCGAACTCGTACTTGACCTCGGGCTCGGTGATCTCGGGCAGGTCGACGAGGCCGGTGTTGTTCGGGGACTCGTTGACGGGGTTGCCGCAGTCGAACGGCTCGCCGGAGGTGCCGGTGGCGAAGTCGTAGTCCACGTAGCCGATGGTCGGGCTGTAGCAGTACGGCCAGCCGTAGTTGGCGGGGTCCTCGACGGACATCCAGCGACCGATGCCGGCGGGACCGCGGGCCGGGTCGGGGTTGCGCGCGTCGGGGCTGTAGTCGCCGATGAACAGGCGGTCCGTCTCGCGGTCGAGCTCGATGCGGAACGGGTTGCGCAGGCCCATGACGTAGATCTCGGGCTTGGTCAGCTCGGTGCCCGGGGCGAAGAGGTTGCCCTCGGGGATCGTGTAGCCGCCGCCCTCGG
Proteins encoded in this region:
- a CDS encoding UbiA family prenyltransferase, coding for MADLVELVRAPAALTVPGDVLAGGSSAGWPAGRRTWLLPVASTALYWGGMALNDFSDRAVDAVERPERPVPSGRVSAGRALAVAGGLTAAGLAVA
- a CDS encoding inositol-3-phosphate synthase gives rise to the protein MSGSVPTAAGARTGVWFLGARGSVATTAAVGALALADDLVAPTGLVTSLPGLADAGLPGVGDLVLGGHDVTATPLAKRAEQLADGGVFPRALVRAVTPGLEQVDGRLRQVVAHSGESQRGCAARIEADLHAFREDNGLDRVVVVDLLPTRPLPAPHPGLDDLDALEVALDGPDEVLPASSLYSYAAFRAGCPVVEFTPGPGPRLPALQQLAEQQGLPWAGSDGKTGETLVKAALAPMFAARALRVTSWAAMNILGGGDGAALADPGAMANKAQSKGRVLPEILGYDPEAPVVIQNVADMGDWKTAWDNIAFEGFLGTRMTMQFTWQGCDSTLAAPLVLDLARLLAAAHAAGRTGPQPALGFFFKDPVGTGDHRVSAQLDALLEWAGGLR
- a CDS encoding PQQ-dependent sugar dehydrogenase — its product is MTATRTHLGAAALVAGALVISTMSVSAPAGAASPRVKPKPAAADLPVPPDSAFDKVTIDRTPGEPIDLAVLPDNRVLHVTRSGEVRLHDPVTGITSLAAQVPVYLHDEEGLQSIAVDEDFEENGWVYMYYSPLLDTPSDNPATPGNEGDAPENGTAADFEPFEGYLQLSRFQMVGDTIDLTTEEEILQVPTTRGICCHVGGDVVFDSEGNLYLSTGDDSNPFQSQGYIPIDERPERNPAFDAQRTSANTNDLRGKILRITPSEGGGYTIPEGNLFAPGTELTKPEIYVMGLRNPFRIELDRETDRLFIGDYSPDARNPDPARGPAGIGRWMSVEDPANYGWPYCYSPTIGYVDYDFATGTSGEPFDCGNPVNESPNNTGLVDLPEITEPEVKYEFALSPEFPELETGGIGPMAGPVYHGDIAKGRAATQGRPSVAWPASFADKPFFYEWTRDYTKMFTLDAAGDEVTEIDNVLDSLVMDNPIDMEFGPDGALYVLEYGDGYFAQNPDAQLSRFDYVGHGARANHSPVPSLVTDTTTGDSPLTVAFDASATTDPDGDRLRYAWDFDSDGTVDSTEVSPTFTYATDGRYRATLKVTDVGGRDRGRSASSYVDIAVGGQAPVVTFVTPADGQAFSFGDSVTYQVTVTDDEPVDCNRLQVYYVVGHDQHGHPISSTSGCTGTITTSLPEGHEPDEVSAVFVASYTDAGAEGIPAQTGTAQVRLVPAP